The sequence CCCACCCCGACGACACGCCGATCCGCCAGCAGCTCGGACGCCTCATGAGCGCCCGGCACGCGCTGGCCGAGAACGCGCAGCGCGCCCTGGCCGAGGCCTGAGCAGCGTTCGATTCCATCTCCGAAAGCCGCGCCGCCGCCGCCCCCACAGGCGGCGGCGCGGCTCTTTCCGGCAGGGCGAAGGTCGCGGCATTGCGGCCGAAGGTCCGGTGTGTGATCGTGACCCAGGTTGCGCCCTGATGCCGCGGCGCGGCCCACCGGAAGGAATCCCATGCAGGTCTACCTGAACGGACAGTACATCGATGCGGCGGAGGCACGCGTCTCGGTGTGGGACGGCGGCTATCTCTACGGCGACGGCATCTACACCACGTTGCGCCTGTATGCCGGCCGGCCGCTCGACCTGCCCGCCCATCTCGAACGCCTGCGCCGCCACGCGGCGGCGCTCGAACTGCCGGTGCCCCTCAGCGACGAGCAGACGGGCACGATCATCGAGGCGCTGGTCGCCGCAAACGGACTGCGCGATCACGACGGTCGCCTGCGCATCACCATCAGTCGCGGCGGCGACCCCGATGACCCGCTGCCGCTGCGCGATCTCGGGCGTCTGACACCGACGGTGCTGTTCACGCTGGCGCCGGTGCCGGCCTCGCTTGCCGAGTGGGCCCAGGGCGGCATCCGGGCCTGCCTTCTGGAGCCGGGCTCGGCGCGCGGCAACCTGCCCCACCTCAAGACGCTCAACGGCCTGCCCGCACTGCTGGCGCTGCGCCAGGCCGCCGCGCGCGGCTGCCAGGAAGCGATCCTCGTCAGCGAGGACGGCCGCCTGCTGGAAGGCGCGGTCAGCAACCTGTTCCTGGCGAAGGACGGCTGCCTGGCGACACCCGCCGGCGCCGAGGGCCTGCTGGCCGGGCGCACGCGCGAACGCGTGCTTGCATTGGCCGCGGGGCTGGGCCTGGCGTGCGAGCGGCGGCGCCTGCTGCCCGATGACCTGCGGGGCGCCAACGAAGCCTTCACCGCCAGCAGCGTGCGCGAGATCCTGCCGGTGGTCGCGGTGGACGACGCCGAGATCGGCGACGGACGGCCGGGGCCGTTGACGCGGCAGTTGCAAGCGGCCTATCGGGAACTGGTGGCTGGTGCGGTGGCGGGCGAAGATCCGCGGCAGCCGTAGAACAGAGGTGCGGGCGCCCAGGGAATCCGGAACGCCCGCACATTCCGTTTATACGCCGGCTCCGCGCCGGCACGGCTTCACTTGAGCAACGTCAACTTCACCAGTTCACGTTCTTCTCCGTGACGCAGGCTTGCCAGGTAGAGCCCCGCCGCCAGCGGACGCCCGGCGTCGTCGCAGCCGTCCCACACCTGCCGGTGCGTTCCCGGACCCAGCCGAGTGGCGGCCAGCAGCGTGCGCACGTGGCGACCACGCACGTCGACGATCGCAACGGCCACTTCGGCTTCGGTATCGAGGTTGAAAGAGATCGTCGTGCGCGGGTTGAACGGATTGGGTGACGCCGAGAGCACAGGGACGGATGCCATCGGCATGGCCGCGTCGGCAGCAGTCGCCAGGCAGGCCGGCTCGGTCATGACGAGGCCCTTCTCGACGGTGGTGACGAAGAGCGTACCGTCGGCGAGAACAAGCCGCTCGGTGTAACCGGCCAACCCTGCACTGCCGAGAAGCTCCGGTTGCGCCGGATCGCGCACATCAAAGGCCATGATGTCGTGATCGCCGGATGCCGAATAGAGCACGTCGCCGGCCAGCAGAAGGTCGCCGGAAAACGGAGCCCGGGGCCGCCACGCGACGACCGACGGATGCGCCGGGTCGGCGACGTCCAGCACCGACAACCCGTCCTCGAAGCTGCCCACGTAGGCCAGATCGCCCGCGAGTACCAGCCCGCTGGCAAGGTCGTTGTTGAGCCAGGTGCCGAGCACCACCGGCGCCGCCGGCTGCATGAAGCCCACCAGACAGACGCCACCGAGTCGGCTCACAAGCGCCCGATCGCCGTCGGTCGCAATGTCGCCGGGGGACGGCACTGAGACTGAACCCAGGACTGTCGGCGCCCGCCAGTCGGCAACATCGAGGACGGCAACTTTATCGGGAGTGCCGCCGGAGACAGTAGCGATGAGTCGGCTGCCCGCAAGCGCCGCATGCGTGACATATCCGTTGAAAGGCACGGTCACGACCAGCGACGGCTGGTCGGGATCCGTCAGGTCGATCACATGGAGTCCGCCCGCTCGGGCCGCCACAAAGGCATGGTCACCGGCCAGCGTGATCGTGGCCAGATCGCCGGTCAGTGGCAGGCGCGCCAACTCCACCGGGTGGAGCGGGTCCGTCACGTCCAGCGTGAGCAGCCCCTCGAAATAGTCGAGCCCGTAGGCCCGGTTGCCGGACACCGCGAAGTCGCTGAACCCGCTCGGCGCCAGGTACCAGCCGAGCGTGGCGCTCGGTACCGGCTGGGCCAGGCCCACCACGCGCAGTTCGTCCGAGCCGGCGACGAAAGCGACGTCTCCGGCGAGCACGCAGTCGTATGAAATGCCGGGCAATTCTACGAGATCCGACACCGCGGGCGCCAGGGGCGCGGTCGTGTCCACCGCCATCAGGCCCGTGTTGCAGACGCTCAGCCACAGGCTACCAACTCGACCTGACAACGAAGTAGCGAAGTCCGGCAGTTCGACAGCACCGGCAAGCACGGGTGCGGCGGGCACCGCGATGTCGAGCGCCAGCAGCTGCGCGTCGTACGTCGATGCGTACAGGAAGCCGTCATGGACGACCAGCCCGATCACATCGTGGCCAACGTCCAGCATCGTGCCCGCGACGGGCAACGCGGGATTGGTGACATCGACCGGCAGAATGCCGCTTAGCCTGCAGCCGACGTACGCCCAGTTGCCATGTCGCACCACGGCTAGCGCGCCCACGGCCGCGCCCAGTGTGGCCGTGACCTGCGGTTGCGCCGGGTCGCTGATGTCGCAGATGACCAGGCCGCCGGTTCCAGCGGCAACGATGGCCAGACCGTCGGCGAACACCACATCGGCAGCACCACCCGGGAACGGCAACGCGCCCACGAGCACGGGCACCGGCCCGGCGGTCAACGAAGCGATGCGCAGCCCGTAGCCGCTGATCCCGATGAGCAGCGATCCATCGACAACTGTCAGATCGCTGACGGAGCCCGTGAGAGGAAGCGTGCCGAGAGGGTTCGGCGACAGCGGATCACTGATGTCATAAGCCCGGATAGCTCCGTTGCCGGCGACCCACGCACGATCGCCATCCACCGCGATCGCCGTGGAGTAATAGCCGTCACCCGCGAACAGCAGTTGCGGTACTTCAG comes from bacterium and encodes:
- a CDS encoding aminotransferase class IV, whose amino-acid sequence is MQVYLNGQYIDAAEARVSVWDGGYLYGDGIYTTLRLYAGRPLDLPAHLERLRRHAAALELPVPLSDEQTGTIIEALVAANGLRDHDGRLRITISRGGDPDDPLPLRDLGRLTPTVLFTLAPVPASLAEWAQGGIRACLLEPGSARGNLPHLKTLNGLPALLALRQAAARGCQEAILVSEDGRLLEGAVSNLFLAKDGCLATPAGAEGLLAGRTRERVLALAAGLGLACERRRLLPDDLRGANEAFTASSVREILPVVAVDDAEIGDGRPGPLTRQLQAAYRELVAGAVAGEDPRQP